In Mercurialis annua linkage group LG6, ddMerAnnu1.2, whole genome shotgun sequence, the following are encoded in one genomic region:
- the LOC126685673 gene encoding BTB/POZ domain-containing protein At1g03010 isoform X1, translating into MGVITIAELKPSISGKRSFRPNSSIRHATECSSSIILPSCRPISDVSSDLTVEIGSSNFSLHKFPLVSRSGRIRKLLLETKETKISRISIPGVPGGSEAFELAAKFCYGVNTEITLSNVAMILCTARFLEMTEDFAEKNLEARGESYLKETVIPNISNSISVLHRCENLLPISEDINLVNRLINAIASNACKEQLTSGLLKLDPSKQTNIEPETPSDWWGKSLAMLNLDFFQRVLSAVKSKGLKQDMISKILMNYAHNSLQGPLIIRDSHSIKSSLVDLELQKKQRVIVEAIVSLLPTQSRKSLVPMAFLSSLLKTAISSSATTSCRSDLERRIGLQLDQAILEDILIPANSYSNSHTTLYDTDSILRIFSMFLNLDDDDDQDNENEMVYDFDSPASPKQSSILKVSKLLDNYLAEIALDSNLMPLKFISLAELLPDHARVVSDGLYRAVDIFLKVHPNVKDSERYRLCKTIDCQKLSQEACSHAAQNERLPVQMAVQVLYFEQIRLRNAMNGGHNNQFFFGGINGHQFPQRSGSGGGSGAISPRDNYASVRRENRELKLEVARMRMRLTDLEKDHVSMKQELVRSSHPANKMFKSFTKKLSKLNSLFRINSLKAVGGGGKANSESRFLFQKRRRHSVS; encoded by the exons ATGGGTGTTATTACCATTGCTGAATTGAAGCCAAGTATTTCGGGGAAGAGATCGTTTCGTCCGAATTCCAGTATCCGACATGCTACTGAATG TTCTTCTTCAATCATTCTGCCATCTTGCAGGCCAATTTCCGACGTCTCGAGCGATCTCACAGTCGAAATCGGATCATCCAATTTTTCGCTTCACAAG TTCCCTCTCGTTTCTCGAAGCGGAAGGATTCGAAAACTGTTATTGGAaactaaagaaacaaaaatttcGCGCATTAGTATACCAGGTGTTCCGGGCGGATCAGAGGCTTTTGAGCTAGCTGCAAAATTCTGTTATGGAGTAAATACTGAGATTACACTTTCAAATGTTGCTATGATATTGTGCACAGCTCGTTTTCTCGAAATGACGGAAGATTTCGCGGAGAAAAACCTTGAAGCTCGAGGTGAATCTTATCTGAAGGAGACTGTGATTCCGAATATATCAAATTCGATTTCTGTTCTTCACCGCTGCGAAAATCTCTTGCCTATATCAGAAGATATCAATCTGGTTAATAGGCTTATCAATGCAATTGCAAGCAATGCTTGCAAAGAGCAGCTTACTTCGGGTTTGCTAAAACTCGACCCTTCGAAACAAACGAATATAGAACCCGAAACGCCATCAGATTGGTGGGGAAAATCGCTTGCTATGTTAAATCTTGATTTCTTTCAGAGAGTTTTATCTGCAGTGAAGTCAAAAGGGTTGAAACAGGATATGATCAGCAAGATTCTGATGAATTACGCACATAATTCGCTTCAAGGCCCGCTTATAATTCGAGATTCGCATTCAATCAAATCGAGCCTCGTAGACTTAGAGTTGCAGAAGAAACAAAGAGTAATTGTTGAAGCAATTGTCAGTCTATTACCAACTCAATCAAGAAAAAGTCTAGTCCCAATGGCTTTTCTGTCAAGTTTGTTAAAAACTGCAATATCGTCATCAGCAACTACTTCTTGCAGATCCGATTTAGAAAGACGAATCGGTCTTCAATTAGATCAAGCAATTCTTGAAGACATTCTAATTCCAGCAAACTCATATAGTAATTCCCATACTACCCTTTATGATACAGATTCAATCCTGAGAATCTTCTCCATGTTTCTGAACTTAGACGATGACGATGATCAAGACAATGAAAATGAAATGGTTTATGATTTCGACAGCCCTGCATCTCCGAAACAAAGCTCCATTCTTAAAGTATCAAAACTGCTAGACAATTATCTAGCGGAAATTGCGTTGGATTCAAATTTGATGCCATTAAAGTTCATATCACTTGCAGAATTGCTTCCGGACCATGCTCGCGTAGTCAGCGATGGATTATACAGAGCTGTTGACATTTTTCTCAAA GTTCATCCAAATGTAAAAGACTCAGAAAGGTACAGGCTCTGCAAGACAATAGACTGTCAGAAACTATCACAAGAAGCTTGCAGCCACGCGGCGCAAAACGAAAGATTACCAGTCCAAATGGCAGTTCAGGTTCTATACTTCGAGCAAATCAGGCTAAGAAATGCAATGAACGGAGGACATAATAATCAATTCTTTTTCGGCGGAATCAACGGTCACCAATTCCCGCAACGCTCCGGTAGCGGTGGAGGAAGCGGAGCAATATCTCCGAGAGACAATTATGCATCGGTAAGACGAGAGAACAGAGAATTGAAACTCGAAGTTGCAAGAATGAGAATGAGACTAACTGATCTCGAAAAAGATCACGTGTCGATGAAACAAGAACTTGTCCGTTCGTCTCATCCTGcgaataaaatgtttaaatcgtttACCAAGAAATTAAGCAAGCTCAATTCTTTATTCAGAATCAATAGTCTTAAGGCTGTCGGAGGTGGTGGCAAGGCTAATTCAGAATCAAGATTCTTGTTTCAGAAAAGAAGGCGTCACTCGGTTTCTTGA
- the LOC126685673 gene encoding BTB/POZ domain-containing protein At1g03010 isoform X2 yields the protein MGVITIAELKPSISGKRSFRPNSSIRHATEWPISDVSSDLTVEIGSSNFSLHKFPLVSRSGRIRKLLLETKETKISRISIPGVPGGSEAFELAAKFCYGVNTEITLSNVAMILCTARFLEMTEDFAEKNLEARGESYLKETVIPNISNSISVLHRCENLLPISEDINLVNRLINAIASNACKEQLTSGLLKLDPSKQTNIEPETPSDWWGKSLAMLNLDFFQRVLSAVKSKGLKQDMISKILMNYAHNSLQGPLIIRDSHSIKSSLVDLELQKKQRVIVEAIVSLLPTQSRKSLVPMAFLSSLLKTAISSSATTSCRSDLERRIGLQLDQAILEDILIPANSYSNSHTTLYDTDSILRIFSMFLNLDDDDDQDNENEMVYDFDSPASPKQSSILKVSKLLDNYLAEIALDSNLMPLKFISLAELLPDHARVVSDGLYRAVDIFLKVHPNVKDSERYRLCKTIDCQKLSQEACSHAAQNERLPVQMAVQVLYFEQIRLRNAMNGGHNNQFFFGGINGHQFPQRSGSGGGSGAISPRDNYASVRRENRELKLEVARMRMRLTDLEKDHVSMKQELVRSSHPANKMFKSFTKKLSKLNSLFRINSLKAVGGGGKANSESRFLFQKRRRHSVS from the exons ATGGGTGTTATTACCATTGCTGAATTGAAGCCAAGTATTTCGGGGAAGAGATCGTTTCGTCCGAATTCCAGTATCCGACATGCTACTGAATG GCCAATTTCCGACGTCTCGAGCGATCTCACAGTCGAAATCGGATCATCCAATTTTTCGCTTCACAAG TTCCCTCTCGTTTCTCGAAGCGGAAGGATTCGAAAACTGTTATTGGAaactaaagaaacaaaaatttcGCGCATTAGTATACCAGGTGTTCCGGGCGGATCAGAGGCTTTTGAGCTAGCTGCAAAATTCTGTTATGGAGTAAATACTGAGATTACACTTTCAAATGTTGCTATGATATTGTGCACAGCTCGTTTTCTCGAAATGACGGAAGATTTCGCGGAGAAAAACCTTGAAGCTCGAGGTGAATCTTATCTGAAGGAGACTGTGATTCCGAATATATCAAATTCGATTTCTGTTCTTCACCGCTGCGAAAATCTCTTGCCTATATCAGAAGATATCAATCTGGTTAATAGGCTTATCAATGCAATTGCAAGCAATGCTTGCAAAGAGCAGCTTACTTCGGGTTTGCTAAAACTCGACCCTTCGAAACAAACGAATATAGAACCCGAAACGCCATCAGATTGGTGGGGAAAATCGCTTGCTATGTTAAATCTTGATTTCTTTCAGAGAGTTTTATCTGCAGTGAAGTCAAAAGGGTTGAAACAGGATATGATCAGCAAGATTCTGATGAATTACGCACATAATTCGCTTCAAGGCCCGCTTATAATTCGAGATTCGCATTCAATCAAATCGAGCCTCGTAGACTTAGAGTTGCAGAAGAAACAAAGAGTAATTGTTGAAGCAATTGTCAGTCTATTACCAACTCAATCAAGAAAAAGTCTAGTCCCAATGGCTTTTCTGTCAAGTTTGTTAAAAACTGCAATATCGTCATCAGCAACTACTTCTTGCAGATCCGATTTAGAAAGACGAATCGGTCTTCAATTAGATCAAGCAATTCTTGAAGACATTCTAATTCCAGCAAACTCATATAGTAATTCCCATACTACCCTTTATGATACAGATTCAATCCTGAGAATCTTCTCCATGTTTCTGAACTTAGACGATGACGATGATCAAGACAATGAAAATGAAATGGTTTATGATTTCGACAGCCCTGCATCTCCGAAACAAAGCTCCATTCTTAAAGTATCAAAACTGCTAGACAATTATCTAGCGGAAATTGCGTTGGATTCAAATTTGATGCCATTAAAGTTCATATCACTTGCAGAATTGCTTCCGGACCATGCTCGCGTAGTCAGCGATGGATTATACAGAGCTGTTGACATTTTTCTCAAA GTTCATCCAAATGTAAAAGACTCAGAAAGGTACAGGCTCTGCAAGACAATAGACTGTCAGAAACTATCACAAGAAGCTTGCAGCCACGCGGCGCAAAACGAAAGATTACCAGTCCAAATGGCAGTTCAGGTTCTATACTTCGAGCAAATCAGGCTAAGAAATGCAATGAACGGAGGACATAATAATCAATTCTTTTTCGGCGGAATCAACGGTCACCAATTCCCGCAACGCTCCGGTAGCGGTGGAGGAAGCGGAGCAATATCTCCGAGAGACAATTATGCATCGGTAAGACGAGAGAACAGAGAATTGAAACTCGAAGTTGCAAGAATGAGAATGAGACTAACTGATCTCGAAAAAGATCACGTGTCGATGAAACAAGAACTTGTCCGTTCGTCTCATCCTGcgaataaaatgtttaaatcgtttACCAAGAAATTAAGCAAGCTCAATTCTTTATTCAGAATCAATAGTCTTAAGGCTGTCGGAGGTGGTGGCAAGGCTAATTCAGAATCAAGATTCTTGTTTCAGAAAAGAAGGCGTCACTCGGTTTCTTGA
- the LOC126685673 gene encoding BTB/POZ domain-containing protein At1g03010 isoform X3, whose product MSSKMGIQVYSGTMVSKLLPLTNMPISDVSSDLTVEIGSSNFSLHKFPLVSRSGRIRKLLLETKETKISRISIPGVPGGSEAFELAAKFCYGVNTEITLSNVAMILCTARFLEMTEDFAEKNLEARGESYLKETVIPNISNSISVLHRCENLLPISEDINLVNRLINAIASNACKEQLTSGLLKLDPSKQTNIEPETPSDWWGKSLAMLNLDFFQRVLSAVKSKGLKQDMISKILMNYAHNSLQGPLIIRDSHSIKSSLVDLELQKKQRVIVEAIVSLLPTQSRKSLVPMAFLSSLLKTAISSSATTSCRSDLERRIGLQLDQAILEDILIPANSYSNSHTTLYDTDSILRIFSMFLNLDDDDDQDNENEMVYDFDSPASPKQSSILKVSKLLDNYLAEIALDSNLMPLKFISLAELLPDHARVVSDGLYRAVDIFLKVHPNVKDSERYRLCKTIDCQKLSQEACSHAAQNERLPVQMAVQVLYFEQIRLRNAMNGGHNNQFFFGGINGHQFPQRSGSGGGSGAISPRDNYASVRRENRELKLEVARMRMRLTDLEKDHVSMKQELVRSSHPANKMFKSFTKKLSKLNSLFRINSLKAVGGGGKANSESRFLFQKRRRHSVS is encoded by the exons ATGAGTTCAAAAATGGGAATTCAGGTCTACAGTGGTACAATGGTCTCTAAATTATTGCCACTAACAAACAT GCCAATTTCCGACGTCTCGAGCGATCTCACAGTCGAAATCGGATCATCCAATTTTTCGCTTCACAAG TTCCCTCTCGTTTCTCGAAGCGGAAGGATTCGAAAACTGTTATTGGAaactaaagaaacaaaaatttcGCGCATTAGTATACCAGGTGTTCCGGGCGGATCAGAGGCTTTTGAGCTAGCTGCAAAATTCTGTTATGGAGTAAATACTGAGATTACACTTTCAAATGTTGCTATGATATTGTGCACAGCTCGTTTTCTCGAAATGACGGAAGATTTCGCGGAGAAAAACCTTGAAGCTCGAGGTGAATCTTATCTGAAGGAGACTGTGATTCCGAATATATCAAATTCGATTTCTGTTCTTCACCGCTGCGAAAATCTCTTGCCTATATCAGAAGATATCAATCTGGTTAATAGGCTTATCAATGCAATTGCAAGCAATGCTTGCAAAGAGCAGCTTACTTCGGGTTTGCTAAAACTCGACCCTTCGAAACAAACGAATATAGAACCCGAAACGCCATCAGATTGGTGGGGAAAATCGCTTGCTATGTTAAATCTTGATTTCTTTCAGAGAGTTTTATCTGCAGTGAAGTCAAAAGGGTTGAAACAGGATATGATCAGCAAGATTCTGATGAATTACGCACATAATTCGCTTCAAGGCCCGCTTATAATTCGAGATTCGCATTCAATCAAATCGAGCCTCGTAGACTTAGAGTTGCAGAAGAAACAAAGAGTAATTGTTGAAGCAATTGTCAGTCTATTACCAACTCAATCAAGAAAAAGTCTAGTCCCAATGGCTTTTCTGTCAAGTTTGTTAAAAACTGCAATATCGTCATCAGCAACTACTTCTTGCAGATCCGATTTAGAAAGACGAATCGGTCTTCAATTAGATCAAGCAATTCTTGAAGACATTCTAATTCCAGCAAACTCATATAGTAATTCCCATACTACCCTTTATGATACAGATTCAATCCTGAGAATCTTCTCCATGTTTCTGAACTTAGACGATGACGATGATCAAGACAATGAAAATGAAATGGTTTATGATTTCGACAGCCCTGCATCTCCGAAACAAAGCTCCATTCTTAAAGTATCAAAACTGCTAGACAATTATCTAGCGGAAATTGCGTTGGATTCAAATTTGATGCCATTAAAGTTCATATCACTTGCAGAATTGCTTCCGGACCATGCTCGCGTAGTCAGCGATGGATTATACAGAGCTGTTGACATTTTTCTCAAA GTTCATCCAAATGTAAAAGACTCAGAAAGGTACAGGCTCTGCAAGACAATAGACTGTCAGAAACTATCACAAGAAGCTTGCAGCCACGCGGCGCAAAACGAAAGATTACCAGTCCAAATGGCAGTTCAGGTTCTATACTTCGAGCAAATCAGGCTAAGAAATGCAATGAACGGAGGACATAATAATCAATTCTTTTTCGGCGGAATCAACGGTCACCAATTCCCGCAACGCTCCGGTAGCGGTGGAGGAAGCGGAGCAATATCTCCGAGAGACAATTATGCATCGGTAAGACGAGAGAACAGAGAATTGAAACTCGAAGTTGCAAGAATGAGAATGAGACTAACTGATCTCGAAAAAGATCACGTGTCGATGAAACAAGAACTTGTCCGTTCGTCTCATCCTGcgaataaaatgtttaaatcgtttACCAAGAAATTAAGCAAGCTCAATTCTTTATTCAGAATCAATAGTCTTAAGGCTGTCGGAGGTGGTGGCAAGGCTAATTCAGAATCAAGATTCTTGTTTCAGAAAAGAAGGCGTCACTCGGTTTCTTGA
- the LOC126686053 gene encoding uncharacterized protein LOC126686053 yields MRISFSGLTKSLPFSRIFRELEEEMETVVKVLQPGPLGIVEHKFSDEEIREAKATVNRAVINWQRNANLEHRNGILRDFIHKSN; encoded by the exons ATGCGCATATCGTTTTCCGGTCTCACCAAGTCATTGCCGTTTTCAAGAATCTTCAG GGAGCTTGAGGAAGAGATGGAAACGGTAGTAAAGGTACTGCAGCCAGGGCCATTGGGAATAGTGGAACACAAATTCTCAGATGAAGAAATTCGTGAAGCTAAAGCTACGGTTAATAGGGCAGTCATTAATTGGCAACGGAATGCTAATCTTGAGCATAGAAATGGCATTCTTAGAGATTTTATTCACAAATCTAATTGa
- the LOC126686052 gene encoding monothiol glutaredoxin-S1-like: MFFTPHNKENTHTGKHTFNKVHKLLALPIPTIFSAMEMVNRLVKEKPVVIFSKSSCCMSHTIKSLICGFGANPTVYELDRIPYGHQIERTLMQLGCEPSVPSVFIGQKLIGGENQVMSLHVQNQLIPLLINAGALWI; encoded by the coding sequence ATGTTTTTTACTCCTCACAACAAAGAAAACACACACACAGGCAAACACACTTTCAACAAGGTTCATAAATTATTAGCACTGCCTATTCCAACAATATTTTCAGCAATGGAAATGGTGAACAGGTTGGTTAAGGAAAAGCCAGTAGTGATATTCAGCAAGAGTTCTTGCTGCATGAGTCATACCATTAAGTCACTGATATGCGGGTTTGGagcaaatccaaccgtttacgAACTTGACAGAATCCCATACGGGCACCAAATTGAGAGGACATTGATGCAGTTGGGGTGTGAACCAAGTGTACCATCCGTGTTCATAGGCCAAAAATTGATTGGTGGAGAAAATCAAGTGATGAGTCTACATGTTCAGAACCAGCTTATCCCATTGCTTATCAATGCCGGAGCTTTATGGATTTAG
- the LOC126653443 gene encoding monothiol glutaredoxin-S6-like, which yields MDAVTMMVAERPLVIFSRSTCDMSHSIKTLIHGFGANPTIYELDQIPNGQQIERALQQLGFQNLPVVFIGGECVGGDRQVMSLLLKNQLGPLLKRAGAIWVWND from the coding sequence ATGGATGCAGTGACAATGATGGTTGCAGAGAGGCCACTAGTGATCTTCAGCAGAAGCACTTGTGACATGAGCCATTCCATCAAGACACTAATACATGGATTCGGTGCAAACCCTACGATTTACGAGCTCGATCAAATTCCAAATGGGCAGCAAATCGAAAGAGCATTACAGCAGCTCGGGTTTCAAAACTTACCGGTTGTATTCATCGGAGGAGAGTGCGTCGGTGGTGACCGACAAGTGATGAGCCTCCTTCTCAAGAATCAGCTAGGACCACTGCTCAAGAGAGCCGGAGCCATTTGGGTATGGAACGACTAG
- the LOC126653486 gene encoding monothiol glutaredoxin-S6-like, with protein sequence MDAVTILVAERPLVIFSRSTCDMSHSIKTLLHGFGANPTIYELDQIPNGQQIERALQQLGFPNLPVVFIGGECVGGDRQVMSLLLKNQLGPLLKRAGAIWVWNN encoded by the coding sequence ATGGATGCAGTAACAATACTGGTTGCAGAGAGGCCACTGGTGATCTTTAGCAGAAGCACTTGTGATATGAGCCATTCCATCAAGACACTACTACATGGATTCGGTGCAAACCCTACAATATACGAGCTTGATCAAATTCCAAATGGGCAGCAAATCGAAAGAGCATTACAGCAGCTAGGGTTTCCAAACTTGCCTGTTGTATTCATCGGAGGAGAGTGCGTCGGCGGTGACCGCCAAGTGATGAGCCTCCTCCTCAAGAACCAGCTTGGACCACTGCTCAAGAGAGCTGGTGCCATTTGGGTATGGAACAACTAG
- the LOC126687881 gene encoding uncharacterized protein LOC126687881, with translation MDTSLVPTSKNGLIIRGIGNKNVPEDPPFPLQKTDSLLLDFEAKDTTDSLLGNKSWPRLTTGWTLWIARLRLYFEKDWERLGLLQLIRMSEQSFDFHAGMCRSFLRYWSPSANSFLFPCGPMSVTLKDVFMLTGLPVIGFDAPCLFEVDQKQLFSCPDYHSYKACIEKWCRGMETPSLEEHTEFLWVLICKFILCTPSGAPTKESLRLASKLATGTFVALGFVFLGAFYQALQQCVTNKPLARLGGHMWLLQLWIFSYFPEVRGKVPGPLRISIMDLLEAKCCLEEGAVFDFLGALTTREASAFSVFDLPFHMPLWMAIFSGYPSALLLVKRKLLCAFTTSRVLFVGGSQAFSTRSSSQHLVWKVYMSSLWSRQFGIGPGQIHPFLALYATLTEWTSSVVEKLSNLHVHYRCPLVENLSTSHDFASWWTERFQLIQSMRAAAKTPKKSTSSGTPKEKAKRRRNDSSDSAKSSRESSGESVKFSGASSSQTKRLRRSGRVVKPVRKSGGPMLDPDTVILDDEDTPHSPSSHAASDNEEEDVNGVDTGVDAEDNRVVETIEEQQNINSSAPISSGAVSTSSGATTSSSESEETMSQIKKLSSILNEDEDLVDLSFLDEMVAPEVNTSSVPSPADVHNALSVVKRVMGQHISAITDSQKEDLVSSFSILRRVPDSIITSEVETEILESLNMWRSSVEVECSDLPKLDSSKANNALYLSLGSNKREVAQQIRDIEAKGEAFEEEIQKLEDAIEVLKTKQLDLLEACKPLTTKYQEIVSQFQPLHVIIREKRHDMAAWVKNCAKARQDKIDCLSKWSKLQHFLSDSLSASLSTVP, from the exons CTACAGACTCTTTACTTGGGAACAAGTCATGGCCGCGGCTAACGACCGGATGGACATTGTGGATAGCCCGCTTGCGActttattttgaaaaagattGGGAAAGGCTTGGGTTACTTCAATTGATAAGAATGAGTGAACAATCTTTTGACTTCCATGCTGGTATGTGTAGGTCGTTTCTTCGATACTGGAGTCCTTCTGCCAATTCTTTCCTTTTCCCTTGTGGTCCCATGTCTGTTACTCTGAAGGATGTATTTATGCTTACTGGACTTCCAGTTATTGGTTTCGATGCTCCCTGTTTATTTGAGGTAGACCAAAAACAACTGTTCTCTTGTCCAGACTATCACAGCTACAAGGCATGCATTGAGAAGTGGTGCAGAGGAATGGAGACCCCTTCTTTGGAGGAACATACAGAATTTCTATGGGTTCTCATCTGTAAGTTTATTCTGTGTACCCCTTCTGGTGCTCCCACCAAGGAATCTCTGAGGTTGGCGAGTAAGTTGGCCACTGGGACTTTTGTGGCTCTAGGGTTTGTATTTCTGGGTGCTTTTTATCAGGCTCTCCAACAGTGTGTTACCAACAAGCCCTTAGCCAGGTTGGGAGGTCATATGTGGTTGCTACAACTGTGGATCTTCTCTTACTTCCCTGAGGTTAGGGGCAAAGTACCAGGTCCTCTTCGTATTTCCATTATGGATCTTCTGGAGGCTAAGTGTTGTTTAGAGGAAGGTGCAGTTTTTGACTTTTTGGGAGCTTTAACCACTAGAGAGGCGTCTGCTTTCTCTGTTTTTGATCTCCCTTTTCATATGCCTCTCTGGATGGCTATCTTTTCTGGTTACCCCAGTGCCCTTCTCTTGGTTAAGAGAAAGCTTCTTTGTGCTTTCACCACTTCTAGAGTATTGTTTGTGGGTGGATCCCAGGCTTTTTCCACTCGTTCTTCTAGCCAGCATCTTGTGTGGAAAGTATATATGAGCAGTCTCTGGAGTAGACAATTTGGGATTGGTCCTGGCCAGATTCATCCTTTCTTGGCTCTTTATGCTACTCTGACTGAGTGGACTAGCAGTGTTGTGGAGAAACTCTCGAATTTGCATGTTCACTATCGCTGTCCTTTAGTGGAGAATTTGTCCACTTCTCATGACTTCGCTTCTTGGTGGACAGAGCGGTTCCAATTGATCCAGTCCATGCGTGCAG CCGCCAAAACTCCTAAGAAGTCTACCTCCTCTGGCACTCCTAAGGAAAAGGCCAAAAGAAGGAGAAATGATTCATCAGATTCCGCCAAATCCTCTAGAGAATCTTCTGGTGAATCTGTCAAATTTTCTGGTGCATCTTCTTCACAGACGAAACGGCTTAGGCGTTCTGGGAGAGTGGTGAAACCAGTTAGGAAATCTGGTGGTCCTATGCTTGACCCTGACACTGTGATCTTAGACGATGAAGACACACCACATTCTCCATCTTCTCATGCTGCATCtgataatgaagaagaagatgtcAATGGTGTTGACACAGGAGTTGATGCTGAAGACAATAGAGTTGTTGAAACAATTGAAGaacaacaaaatatcaattcaTCAGCTCCGATCTCCTCAGGTGCCGTTTCCACTTCTTCAGGTGCCACTACATCTTCTAGTGAATCTGAG GAAACCATGTCACAAATCAAGAAGCTCTCTTCGATCTTGAATGAAGACGAAGACTTAGTGGATTTGAGCTTCTTGGACGAAATGGTTGCCCCAGAGGTTAATACTTCCTCGGTTCCTTCTCCAGCTGATGTCCATAATGCCCTTTCTGTGGTCAAGCGAGTTATGGGCCAACACATTTCTGCCATCACGGATTCTCAGAAGGAAGATCTGGTTTCCTCTTTCAGCATCTTACGTCGTGTTCCAGATTCCATCATCACTTCTGAGGTAGAGACTGAGATTCTGGAGTCGCTGAATATGTGGAGGTCTAGTGTGGAGGTTGAATGCAGTGACCTTCCAAAGTTAGATTCCTCTAAGGCAAACAATGCTTTGTATTTGTCTTTGGGATCCAATAAGCGAGAAGTGGCCCAGCAGATTCGGGATATTGAAGCTAAGGGTGAAGCCTTTGAAGAGGAAATTCAAAAACTGGAGGATGCCATTGAAGTTTTGAAAACCAAGCAACTGGATCTCTTAGAGGCATGCAAGCCTCTGACTACTAAGTATCAGGAGATTGTTTCTCAGTTCCAACCTTTGCATGTTATCATTCGAGAGAAAAGGCATGATATGGCCGCCTGGGTCAAGAATTGTGCCAAGGCTCGCCAGGACAAAATAGATTGCCTTTCCAAGTGGAGTAAGCTGCAGCATTTTCTCTCCGATTCACTCTCTGCCTCCCTATCAACAGTTCcttga